The window TTCCTTCCAATTGGCGACAACTATACCATGGGCCCACGCGACGCTGTTATCGCTGCACAGTTCTTACAAGCAAAAATGGTCGTTCCCATGCACTACAATACTTTTCCTCTCATTAAGCAGGATCCGAAGGCTTTTGTTGATAGTCTGGCTTCTGAGGGGATTAAGGGTGTTGTCATAGAACCTGGTCAAAGTCTAACAATCTAAAATTAATCCTAAAGGAGGCTTTTTTAGCCATGATGTTTGAGCACCTGGTTTCGTTCAAATTTAATGAGAACTTAGATCCACAGAAGGAAAAGAAATTGCTTGAAACCATATTGTCTTTTAAAAATAATATCCCTGGGATCGTCGATTTATCTGCCGGTATAAATGTGACAGAAGAAACAGAGCAAGTGCAAGGATACACATTAGGGCTTCGTGTGACTTTTCAAGATCAAGAATCTTTACGACAATACGGACCACATCCTTTGCACCAGCAATTCGTGAAATCTTTAGAGGGAATTATCGAGAATGTCATAGTGATTGACTACCCAATCGTGAAGTGAGTGATAAACAGGGGGAAAACCGAGTGAAATTAGCCTTTATTTCGGATATACATGGGAATTCAATCGCTCTCGAAGCCGTTTTAGAAGATATAACTAAGAAAGAGATAGACCGTATTTATGTGCTTGGCGATCTTTGCTACCGTGGACCGGATCCCAAACGATCTCTTGCCTTGATCCGATCTTTAAACACTCAGGTTATTAAAGGAAACGCTGATGAATGGGTTGTGCGCGGCGTAAATCAAGGAGAAGTCCCGGAACAGGTTATTGAAATGATGAAGATGGAACGGGAGTGGACGGTTGCGCAATTGGACAAGCAGGATATCGAATATCTGGCGAGTCTGCCGACTGAAATGAAGCTTGAGATAGAGGGGATCTCTATTCATGCGTTCCATGCGACACCAGAAAGCTTGTTCGAAATTGTTCTTCCAGGTGCTGGCGATGAGGTGCTGAAGTCGAAGTTAATGTCCGCTTCTGATGCGGATATATTCATTTATGCTCATATCCACAGGCCTTTTATTCGTTATATGGAAGGTGAAATACTGTTGAATATCGGAAGTGTAGGTCTGCCTTTTGACGGTATGCCTAAAGCTGCCTATGCCATTGTAGAAATTGAAAATGGACAAATCCGAACCTCAATTGAACGTGTTCCATATCGGATTGAAGACGTGGTCAAGCAATATGAAGAAGCTAAGTATCCAAACGCAGAAATGATGACAAGAATTGTTCGAAACGGTCTTGTGAAATAAGAAAGAATCATTGACCGTCGGATGTATTCATTTGACGATCTTTCCAAAATAAGACGGTTAGCATACGCTCTACCCATTCTTTATCTTCGGTCGTAAGTACAAAACCATCAAACATGAGCTCATTCTCTCGGAGAAAACGTCGCAAATTAACGGGATTGCTTTGAAATTGTTGTTCAGAGGGAGAAGACTCTAGATATCCAGCGATATCCATCAGTTCGGAGTAGGAAGTGTTAAGCCCTTCTGAAAGCTTCATTAATACTTCCGGTGAAGGTATGCCGCGATTCCCGTTCTCTAGTTGGGAAATATAAGCTGCTGAGACTCCTGAACGGTCGGCAAGCTCACGGATGGTGAAGCCTTTTAGTTTGCGCATATCTTTTAATTTATCGTAGAAATACATAGACTCTCACTCACCCTCACTTACAAAAGTAAACATTAGTAAACGATATAATAGTAGCAGTTTACTAAAGTAATTACAATTGGAGTAACGGATAAAATAGATCCACATTTGGTTACTTATGTAAACAAAAATGGTTGCATAAGTAAAAATCAATGGTATAATGTTCGTGAGGGGAACAAAATGAGAACGGGGGTCTATGCAGCAGAATGAATATAAAGATCTTGGCGAAGACCGATGTTTTTATTAAAGCGAGAGTCATTAAAGGTTACTCCCAGAGAGAGTTGGCGAAGCACTCGGGTTTAAGTCATGCTTATATCAGTCTGCTTGAGCGATCTATTAAATCAGTGGGCCCATCCACAGCTAAGAAATTGAGTGATTTGCTAGATAAGGATTTGGAAGAATTGTTTCTGATTGAGATGTAGTCTGAATTGAAATGATGATTGTGAAGGTATATGTAAACAAAGACCCGCAGCATGTTGCTGTGGGTCCTCTTTTTTTAGTGATCAAGGAAAATAAAGATTGTTAGTGGAAAATAAAGTTCGTTAGCGGGTGTTCACTTTTGTGCGGGGCAATTAAGGAACTTGATGGTCAACATGGAGAGATAAATTCAATGCGAACTAACCATAGTGGTACGGTCGCGAACACACAGGCTCCGATAGCACCTACTAGGGCAAAACTTTTGATTCCTTGCTCCATTCTCATTCATTATTCCTCCTCAGTGGTTATACCTGAATCATAAGGGAGAAGAGGATAAGGCGGGAGGATGAACATTATTAACCCCTACAAATATGAAATGATCCGCGAAGGCGAGCCGCCTGGTCGTGGGTCATTTTTTTATGCTGATAAACATTGAAGACGTGAACTGGACATATTCTTGTACATGTCATAAAGGAGGGGAAATGGTGAGAGTCTTTTAGGTGTCATAAGAATTATCTCTTCTTCTCATATCATGAATATTATGTAAAACAAGATGATCAGGAATGGTAGAGTGGAAGAAACCACCTGCTTTTTGATGAGTTCATAAAAGTATGGTTTGTTCACTCTAAGAAGTTAGAAATGTTCAGTATTTTATTGAATGTAGACTATGTTTGAGAGCACTTGGTCTCTAGAATATAAACTGTGATGAAAGCGCTGCACAAAATTTGATGACTTGGAGGATTGCTACAATTAATACTCAAATCAGCAAAGGAGAGGGAAAATGGTGAATAAAAAGTACAAACGATTAGCATGGTTTCTGCTCTTGACATTAGTAATATCTCTTAATTTCAGACATTCCACATCTGTTTCAGCGGCACCCGCAGCACCTGCGATTTATTTGCAAGATGATTTTTCGGATGGAGATTATACGGCTAATCCCATATGGACACCAACCTCCGGAACATGGAAAGTCAATCCTGATCCAGCTGATGCCAGTAATAAGGCATTGAATCAGACGGACACCGGTGAAGGAATCATAACCGCAGGAGATTCTGCATGGACGGATTCGACCGTTACAATGCGTTTCAACACAGGAGCAGGCGGGGCTTATCCGGGAATTCTGGCACGTGTTCAGGACTCTAGAAATTTTTATTATTTTCAAATGCAAACAACGAGTACTTTGGTTCTTTCAAAAAGGGTCAACGGTACAGACACGGTTATAAAAAGTCAAAGTTACGCATTGAGCAAAAATACAGGGTATACGTTAAAAATGGTATTGGTCGGCAATTCCATTCGATGCTACATCGTTAACAACGGAATCGATAAGCTTGTTTTTGATGAGACTGACTCTACCTTCAATAATGGCAAAATAGGAATCCGAAATAAGTGGCAGGCCGTTTATGTCGATGATGTTAGGGTAACAGGCGCGCCGGCTGTCAACACTTCAGTCCTTCAATCCGACTCCCAAAACAATTCCTCTATCTCATTAAATTGGACTCCGGTAGATGGAGCAGCAAGTTACAATATTTACCGTTCAACGACAGCTGGCAGAGGATATTCGTTTGTTTCCAACAGCACAACTAACAGCTTTGTAGATACCGGGCTAATCTTTGACACAGCATACTATTATAAAATAGCGTTTGTATATGGCGGACTGACGGAATCTCAGTGGTCACCCGAACTAAGTGTACGGACGACTCCAGCGCCACCTCCTGCTCCTACGGGACAGACGGCTATTGCCGTAAATTCGTCAAAAATCAATTTAAGTTGGACAGCAGCAGCTAAAGCAACCGGCTACAGAGTATACAGATCATCTGATGCAGGTAATACGTTCACTAAGGTGTATGATGGAATCGCCTTAAGCTATTCTGATACAGGATTAACACCAAACACAGCATATAGTTATCAGATAAGAGCTTACAACACGATCGGAGAATCCACTTCAGCTTCCGTACAGGCTACCACATTTAGATATGATGCTCCAGGAAGCTTTGCAGCAGCTTCAATTTCTGATACATCCGTAACATTAATTTGGGACAAAGTGCAGGGGACAACAACAACCTATAAGATAAGTAGGTCTTCGAGCGCAACCGGAACCTATAATCAGGTTTACAGCGGCACTAATTCGGAATTTATAGATACTGGATTAACGCAGGGTACGGGGTATTTTTATAAAATCAATGCGGTTATAGATGGGGTCACCTCGTCCTTATCGGACCCTCTTGGTGTAGGAACCGTGAGAACATCAATTACGCCTGGTACGACATGGGCAAGTACCAATGGCAGTCCAATTGATGCCCATGGACCAGGTATTATGTATGATCAAAAAACTCGAAAATACTACTGGTATGGCGAATATCATACAGGTGCGTGGCCTGCGGCCGGGGTGAGAGTTTACTCTTCCACGGATCTTTACAATTGGACTGACGAGGGCATGGCATTAACGATGGTGAAATCAATGGACGATTTTACTAACGATCCGTTAATTTCTAAACTTTATGCCGGTCGGACCGATACGTTAAACGTCTGGGCTGATATAAGAGCGGGCAGAATTATTGAAAGACCAAAAGTTATTTATAATGATAAAACACAGAAATATGTCATGTGGGCTCATATTGACGGAGATAAAGACCCTTATAATAACAGTGCAAACTATGGAAAAGCGCAAGCAGGTTATGCATTCAGTGATTCACCTACGGGTCCATTCATCTACCAAAAGAGCTACCGTATGGATCAAGCTCCACCGGGTGAGATCGATTATCAGCCTGGCAACCCGGGCATGGCACGTGATATGAATCTATTTAAAGATGATGACGGTACGGCCTATCTCATTTATTCCAGCGAAGAAAACCTGACCCTCTACATTTCCAAGCTATTGGATGATTATTCAGATGTTGCAGGCTGGCATAAGGACGGCAATGTAGATGCAAATGGTCATCTTGTCCGCGATACAAGCTATAAGGGAGTTCACGGCATAGATTATGTTAGAGTTGGCCCAGGCACACAGCGTGAAGCTCCAGCCGTATTCAAATTTAGCGGAAAGTACTATCTAATCACCTCCGGTGCGACGGGGTGGGCTCCGAATGAAAATAAATTCAGCGTTGCCGATCAAATGTTTGGGCCATGGTCAGCTCCGGTTAATCCATTTGTCAGAACATCGTCATCGGATCCAGACCCAATGTCAGCTTTTAAATCTCAATCAGCATCTGTTATTCCTGTTGATCCGGCGAAAGGAAAATTTATCTACGTGGGGGATGATTGGAATGGTGGACAGTTTACTACAAATGGCGGTGCCAAATATGTCTGGCTGCCGATTGAATTTGGGCAAGGTACGGATATATCCATAAGATGGTACAGCAGTTGGTCTACAGATTTATTAGACAGCATGGGGAAGATGGACATAAATATTAAATTACCTGAGGTTGTTGCAACTGGAACTGTACTGGATTTACCGAGTCAAATAGAAGTTATACCAAGTGGTGCAGCAGCAGCAACTACAACTTCTGTGACTTGGTCAGTAAATTCTTTGCCAATAACGGCAAATACATTTGCACTTCCGGGTGTCTATTCTTTACAGGCCACACTTCCGCAGTTTAACAACAAAACGTTACGCTTTAAAATTTACGCAGTTCCTGATAAGACCATATATGTCGTAAACAGCGGCGGATATGCGACGAGTGATTACAACCTTATGACCTCATACCTTCAGGATACACTTGTTAATAAGGAGGTTGTTGAACAGGCGTATAATTCAGCTGATATAGTACCTTGGGGCTATGTAGGAACGAATTCTAATCCTGCAGGTTCAGCCAGTGGAGATATTTTTTCAACACTCAGATACCTAAATGGTGGAAATGTAAGTAATTCCCCGGCAGGGACTGACCTGACCTACAAGTTTACTGTAAAAAATGGGTCCTACACCGTTTATACGGGCTTTAATGATATTTGGAATAATACCACCAGAAAAGCAGACTTGTATATGAATGGGGTTAAAAAGAATGCCATCACTTTTATATCAAATACGGTCTATGGCAATATAGTTGACGTAACGGACGGCACAATCACAATAACCGTGAGAAATACTGCGTCGCAAGATCCATTGATTAACTGGATGATGATCGTTGACAATTCGCAGACTCATAATCCTTTGATGGGGCTTAAGGTAGATTCGACAACATCAAATTCTGCTGCACTTTCCTGGCAAAAAGCTTTAGGAGCTACGTCCTATACGCTATACAGATCCAATCATGCGGATGGAACCTACACGCCTATTTATCAAGGGAGCACAACGAGCTTCACTGACAGCGGAATTGATCCTGCTGTAAGATATTATTATAAGGTTAGCCATACAAGCGTATCCGTAGAATCACCAATGTCAGATTCCATATCGTTATTATTAGACCAAACGAAGCCGGTTACCGAACTAGTTATGGCAGGTACGACTAACAACGGCTGGTACACCAGCAATGTAGTAACACTAAATGCAACGGATGATATGTCCGGCGTAGATAAGACTCAGTACAAACTAAGTGAGAATGGGGATTGGATGGCTTATTACGGACCGTTTACACTACCGCAAGACGGAACATATACCATTCAGTATCACTCAGAGGATCGCGCTGGAAATGTTGAAGATACTAGGCAACAGACAGTAAAAGTCGACACGACACTTCCTAACTTTGCATTTATGATTAATGGGAATGAGTTAAAGGAGGGAGAGTCCTTTGATGACAATCTTCCATTAACCTTCCAGGTGTCCGATAATCTGTCAGGTGTAGCTTCTGCACAGATCAGTGTTAGTGATGCTGTATATGCGGTAGATCTGACAAAGGGAGCAAGCATCGTCATTGATTTATCAGGTAAGGTTGGCAGCTATTCTGCAGCTATCGTT is drawn from Paenibacillus sp. V4I7 and contains these coding sequences:
- a CDS encoding Dabb family protein is translated as MMFEHLVSFKFNENLDPQKEKKLLETILSFKNNIPGIVDLSAGINVTEETEQVQGYTLGLRVTFQDQESLRQYGPHPLHQQFVKSLEGIIENVIVIDYPIVK
- a CDS encoding metallophosphoesterase encodes the protein MKLAFISDIHGNSIALEAVLEDITKKEIDRIYVLGDLCYRGPDPKRSLALIRSLNTQVIKGNADEWVVRGVNQGEVPEQVIEMMKMEREWTVAQLDKQDIEYLASLPTEMKLEIEGISIHAFHATPESLFEIVLPGAGDEVLKSKLMSASDADIFIYAHIHRPFIRYMEGEILLNIGSVGLPFDGMPKAAYAIVEIENGQIRTSIERVPYRIEDVVKQYEEAKYPNAEMMTRIVRNGLVK
- a CDS encoding helix-turn-helix domain-containing protein, with protein sequence MYFYDKLKDMRKLKGFTIRELADRSGVSAAYISQLENGNRGIPSPEVLMKLSEGLNTSYSELMDIAGYLESSPSEQQFQSNPVNLRRFLRENELMFDGFVLTTEDKEWVERMLTVLFWKDRQMNTSDGQ
- a CDS encoding helix-turn-helix domain-containing protein gives rise to the protein MNIKILAKTDVFIKARVIKGYSQRELAKHSGLSHAYISLLERSIKSVGPSTAKKLSDLLDKDLEELFLIEM
- a CDS encoding OmpL47-type beta-barrel domain-containing protein, translated to MVNKKYKRLAWFLLLTLVISLNFRHSTSVSAAPAAPAIYLQDDFSDGDYTANPIWTPTSGTWKVNPDPADASNKALNQTDTGEGIITAGDSAWTDSTVTMRFNTGAGGAYPGILARVQDSRNFYYFQMQTTSTLVLSKRVNGTDTVIKSQSYALSKNTGYTLKMVLVGNSIRCYIVNNGIDKLVFDETDSTFNNGKIGIRNKWQAVYVDDVRVTGAPAVNTSVLQSDSQNNSSISLNWTPVDGAASYNIYRSTTAGRGYSFVSNSTTNSFVDTGLIFDTAYYYKIAFVYGGLTESQWSPELSVRTTPAPPPAPTGQTAIAVNSSKINLSWTAAAKATGYRVYRSSDAGNTFTKVYDGIALSYSDTGLTPNTAYSYQIRAYNTIGESTSASVQATTFRYDAPGSFAAASISDTSVTLIWDKVQGTTTTYKISRSSSATGTYNQVYSGTNSEFIDTGLTQGTGYFYKINAVIDGVTSSLSDPLGVGTVRTSITPGTTWASTNGSPIDAHGPGIMYDQKTRKYYWYGEYHTGAWPAAGVRVYSSTDLYNWTDEGMALTMVKSMDDFTNDPLISKLYAGRTDTLNVWADIRAGRIIERPKVIYNDKTQKYVMWAHIDGDKDPYNNSANYGKAQAGYAFSDSPTGPFIYQKSYRMDQAPPGEIDYQPGNPGMARDMNLFKDDDGTAYLIYSSEENLTLYISKLLDDYSDVAGWHKDGNVDANGHLVRDTSYKGVHGIDYVRVGPGTQREAPAVFKFSGKYYLITSGATGWAPNENKFSVADQMFGPWSAPVNPFVRTSSSDPDPMSAFKSQSASVIPVDPAKGKFIYVGDDWNGGQFTTNGGAKYVWLPIEFGQGTDISIRWYSSWSTDLLDSMGKMDINIKLPEVVATGTVLDLPSQIEVIPSGAAAATTTSVTWSVNSLPITANTFALPGVYSLQATLPQFNNKTLRFKIYAVPDKTIYVVNSGGYATSDYNLMTSYLQDTLVNKEVVEQAYNSADIVPWGYVGTNSNPAGSASGDIFSTLRYLNGGNVSNSPAGTDLTYKFTVKNGSYTVYTGFNDIWNNTTRKADLYMNGVKKNAITFISNTVYGNIVDVTDGTITITVRNTASQDPLINWMMIVDNSQTHNPLMGLKVDSTTSNSAALSWQKALGATSYTLYRSNHADGTYTPIYQGSTTSFTDSGIDPAVRYYYKVSHTSVSVESPMSDSISLLLDQTKPVTELVMAGTTNNGWYTSNVVTLNATDDMSGVDKTQYKLSENGDWMAYYGPFTLPQDGTYTIQYHSEDRAGNVEDTRQQTVKVDTTLPNFAFMINGNELKEGESFDDNLPLTFQVSDNLSGVASAQISVSDAVYAVDLTKGASIVIDLSGKVGSYSAAIVMEDIAGNRLQKNFQFNVTTSINAMNALLNRYQSLLSNALTSQLSNALNQAQHQLDKNRQDQAAKHMQDFVKHLNNPALGKDVDNSVKAILHADANALIKLWSTQ